CGATGACGAGGTTGAAGCGCTCGCGGTCGACCAGGTCGATCGCGAAGTTCTGCAGGAGCACGAACACGATCGCGCCGACGAAGGCGCCGATCGGGTGCTTCATGCCGCCGAGCACGGCGATGATGAGGATGTTGATCATCGCGCCGGTGCCGACCGTGCCGGGCGAGATGCGGCCGTTGTACCAGACCATCAGCACGCCGCCGACTGCCGCGAGGAATCCCGCCACGGCATAGGCGGCGACCCGGTGCGCGGTCACGTCGTAGCCGAGCGCCGACATGCGGCGCGGGTTGTCGCGGATGCCTTGGAGCGCCACGCCGAAGGGAGCGCGCACCAGGTACTTGACGAAGAAGTAGCCGCCGAGCGCGCACGCCAGCGCCAGGAAGTAGAAGGGCAGGGGCTCGCGCAGGTCGAGCTCGAAGAGCGTCGGCGCCGCGATGCGGCTGAAGCCCTGGAAGCCGTTGAAGAGCGTGTAGTTCTGCTGAGCCAAGTAGAAGAAGGCCACGCCGACCGCCAGCGTGATCATGATGGTGTAGATGCCCTCTGTGCGCACCGAGAGCCAGCCCACCGCCGCGGCGAACAGCGTGGCGAGCGCGACGGCGATCCCCAGCGCCAGCCACCAGGGCCAGCCCAGGCTGATCGCGACGTTGCTGCTGGTGCCGAAGATGGCCAGCATGTAGGCCGCGAAACCCGCCACCGTCATCTGCGCCAGCGACACCATGCCGCCATAGCCGCCGAGGAAGGTGAGCGAGAGCGCGATCAGGCCGAGCGCGAGCGATTGCGCGCCGATCTGGAAAGTGAAGAAGGGCGAGGCGAAGAAGGGGTAGGCGAGGACGAAGGCCATGACGATGACATGGCGCGGGCGGATCGCGCCCAGCACATCGCGCAGCCGCTGCGCCCAGCCTGCGCCGGTCGGCACGGCGACCGCGCCTGGTGCCGGGGCCGGCCGCAGCGGCGCCGTGCCGGACGGCCGCCGCGCCGCGCTCGCCGCCGCCGAGGAATTCATCGCCCGTCGCCATTGAGCGGCGCTCATGGTGCCCCCACGCTCATGATGCCTTCCCCATCAGCCCGCGCGGCTTGAAGGCCAGCGCGACGACCATGATCACGAAGGTAAAGACCACGCTGTAGGTCGGCGCGTAGGCCTGGCCGAACTGCTCGGCGAGCCCGATCAGCAACGCGCCGATCGCGGCGCCCACCACGCTGCCCATGCCGCCCACGATCACGACCACCAGCGAGGCCAGCAGGTAGCGCGTGTCCTCGCCCGGCGAGATCGACAGTGCCGTGCCGCCGACCACGCCGGCGAGGCCGGCGAGGCCGGCACCGATCGCGAAGGTCAGGGCAAATACGCGCTGCACGTTGACCCCCGAGGCCGCGAGCATGCCGCGGTCGTCCACGCCGGCGCGGATCATCATGCCGATGCGGGTGCGCGCCAGCAGCAGCCACAGGCCGACGCCGATCAGGATCGAGGCGAGCAGCACGAACAGGCGATAGGTCGGAAACTTGTCGACCAGCGGCAGCGTGGTCGAGCCGTAGATCCAGGCCGGCGGGTCGAAGGTGTAGATCTCGGCACCCCAGATCCACAGCGCGACGTCGGCCAGCACGATCGAAAGGCCGATGGTCACCAGCGTCTGCCGCAGGTCCTGCCCCTGCATGTGGCGGAACACCAGCAGCTGCATGAGCAGGCCCAGCACCGCGGCCGACAGGAAGCCAGCGAACACGGCCAGCACCCAGGAGCCGGTGCGCTCGCCCACCATCCAGCCGACGTAGGCGCCGATCAGGTAGAGCGAGCCGTGCGCCAGGTTGACGTTGCGCATCAGCCCGAAGACCAGGGTGAAGCCGCTGGCGACCAGGAAGTAGAGGGAAGCCAGCGTCAGGCCGTTGAGCAGGGTCTTGAAGAAAAGCGGCGAGTTGTCGGCGACGGCCCAGGCCGCGAACACCGCGACGGGCAGGCCGAACAGCAGCCACGGGATCCAGCGCGACTTCTTCATGGAGTACCTTCGCCTTCGGCTGCGGTGCCGTGCTCCACCACGCCACAGCAGCGGGTTGACACAGGATGTCTCATGCGGCGCGCTCCCAGGTCCGCTGCGAGGCGACTTCCGGCGCCTTGGCGAACTCGCCGTCCTTCATCACCGCCAGGATGCGCTTCGGGTCGCGCAGGATCGCCAGGTTGGCCAGCGGGTCGCCGTCGACCAGCAGCAGGTCCGCGAGGTAGCCGTCCTGGATGGTGCCGAGCTCGTCGCCGCGCTTCATGATCTGGCCGCCGTAGAGCGTGGCGCAGCGGATCGCCTCCATCGGCGTGAAACCCAGGTAGCGCACGAAGAACTCCAGGTCGCGCGCGTTCTGGCAGTGCGGCGTGAAGGCGAAGCCGTAGTCGCCCCCGGGCAGGATGCGCACGCCGCGCCGGTGCATGGCCTTGAGCGATTCGAGCGCCGCATCCCATTCGACCTGGTAGCCCATCGCCACCGCCTTGTCGTGGGTGATCCCGAAGGGCTCGGCCTCGTGCAGCATGGCGTACAGGATGGCGATGCCGGGGGCGACGAAGATGCGGTCCTTCGCCGCCTCCAGCATGTCCAGCGTCTCCTCGTCGGTGAAGCTGGCGTGGTAGATCACCTCGATGCCGTGGCGCAGTGCCTGCTTGACGGACGCGGCCGAGCGCGCATGCGCGGTGCCGCGCTTGCCGCGCACGCGGACCTCCTCCATCGCGGCGGCCACCTCGGCGTCGCTCATCCAGGTGGTGTCGGCCGGCGAGTCGGGCGTGAAGTTGTCGCCCGAGAGGTTGAGCTTGATCGAATCGACGCCGTACTTGAGGAACATGCGCACGACCTTGCGCATCTCGTCCGCGCAGTTCACGTTGACGCCGAAGCTGAACTCGGGGAAGGGCAGGTGCGGCAAGGTCTCGTCGCCCAGGCCGCCCGGCACGGTGATCTCCTGGCTCGCCGCCAGGTAGCGCGGGCCGGGGATCTGGCCGGCGTTGATGGCATTGCGGATCACCACGTCCAGCCGCGGCTTGGCGCAGGCGGCCCCGACGCAGGAGGTGAAGCCGGCCTCCAGGTATCGCCTGGCGACCTTTGCGCACCACAGGACGTGTTCCTCCAGCGGCATGCGCTGGATCGCCGACAGCGTGGCCGCGTCGTTCCAGGAGAAATGCGTATGGGCCTCGCACATCCCGGGCATCAGCGTGGCGCCGGCGCCGTCGACCACCATGGCGCCGCCGGGTGCGATCGGGGCTGTGCTGCGGCCCACCTGGCGGATGCGGTTGCCGCGGACCAGCACGCTGCCGGTGTAGGGGTTCTGGCCCGTACCGTCGAGGATACGGACGTTGGTGAAGACGACATCGCTCATGTGCTTCTCCCGTTTGACTCCCTGTCCCGGAGGGAGAGGGAACAAGACAGCGAACCCGGTGCCATCTCAAGCCGCCCAGCGCGTCATGTGCGCGCGCCGCACCGGCGGCGCACGGTGGAACTCGCCGTCCTTCATCACCGCCAGGATCCGGGCCTTGTCCTGCAGCACCGTGATGTCGGCCAGCGGATCGCCGTCGATCAGCAGCAGGTCGGCGAGATAGCC
Above is a window of Variovorax sp. RA8 DNA encoding:
- a CDS encoding branched-chain amino acid ABC transporter permease; translation: MNSSAAASAARRPSGTAPLRPAPAPGAVAVPTGAGWAQRLRDVLGAIRPRHVIVMAFVLAYPFFASPFFTFQIGAQSLALGLIALSLTFLGGYGGMVSLAQMTVAGFAAYMLAIFGTSSNVAISLGWPWWLALGIAVALATLFAAAVGWLSVRTEGIYTIMITLAVGVAFFYLAQQNYTLFNGFQGFSRIAAPTLFELDLREPLPFYFLALACALGGYFFVKYLVRAPFGVALQGIRDNPRRMSALGYDVTAHRVAAYAVAGFLAAVGGVLMVWYNGRISPGTVGTGAMINILIIAVLGGMKHPIGAFVGAIVFVLLQNFAIDLVDRERFNLVIGGVFLAIVLFSPDGLLGLWQSLRTRLGGPFTARGLGRIRSSMTTRSET
- a CDS encoding metal-dependent hydrolase family protein; the protein is MSDVVFTNVRILDGTGQNPYTGSVLVRGNRIRQVGRSTAPIAPGGAMVVDGAGATLMPGMCEAHTHFSWNDAATLSAIQRMPLEEHVLWCAKVARRYLEAGFTSCVGAACAKPRLDVVIRNAINAGQIPGPRYLAASQEITVPGGLGDETLPHLPFPEFSFGVNVNCADEMRKVVRMFLKYGVDSIKLNLSGDNFTPDSPADTTWMSDAEVAAAMEEVRVRGKRGTAHARSAASVKQALRHGIEVIYHASFTDEETLDMLEAAKDRIFVAPGIAILYAMLHEAEPFGITHDKAVAMGYQVEWDAALESLKAMHRRGVRILPGGDYGFAFTPHCQNARDLEFFVRYLGFTPMEAIRCATLYGGQIMKRGDELGTIQDGYLADLLLVDGDPLANLAILRDPKRILAVMKDGEFAKAPEVASQRTWERAA
- a CDS encoding branched-chain amino acid ABC transporter permease, with the translated sequence MKKSRWIPWLLFGLPVAVFAAWAVADNSPLFFKTLLNGLTLASLYFLVASGFTLVFGLMRNVNLAHGSLYLIGAYVGWMVGERTGSWVLAVFAGFLSAAVLGLLMQLLVFRHMQGQDLRQTLVTIGLSIVLADVALWIWGAEIYTFDPPAWIYGSTTLPLVDKFPTYRLFVLLASILIGVGLWLLLARTRIGMMIRAGVDDRGMLAASGVNVQRVFALTFAIGAGLAGLAGVVGGTALSISPGEDTRYLLASLVVVIVGGMGSVVGAAIGALLIGLAEQFGQAYAPTYSVVFTFVIMVVALAFKPRGLMGKAS